A genomic segment from Saprospiraceae bacterium encodes:
- a CDS encoding DUF1761 domain-containing protein, which yields MEIHINHFAVIVCAVANLALGALWYSPAMFYHAWKKENGLTDEQLKKLNPPKVYGLSFILALLISYNMAFFLGDDKTDMAWGTTAGFLAGFGFSALIFTIIGLFEMRSWKYILINGGFITLYFTIVGFILGVWR from the coding sequence ATGGAAATACATATCAATCATTTTGCAGTCATCGTCTGCGCCGTTGCCAATCTTGCCCTGGGTGCCTTATGGTATTCGCCAGCGATGTTTTACCATGCCTGGAAAAAAGAAAATGGACTTACGGATGAACAGTTAAAAAAATTAAATCCCCCTAAAGTCTACGGACTGAGTTTTATCCTGGCATTGCTCATCAGTTATAACATGGCTTTTTTTTTGGGAGATGACAAAACGGATATGGCATGGGGTACTACGGCCGGATTCCTGGCAGGGTTTGGGTTTTCAGCCTTGATTTTTACCATCATAGGTCTATTTGAAATGCGTTCGTGGAAGTACATCCTGATCAATGGTGGTTTTATCACGTTGTATTTTACGATTGTCGGCTTTATTTTAGGTGTCTGGAGGTAA
- a CDS encoding DUF4097 family beta strand repeat protein, which produces MLVLLLAIVAAGTSQTNNEFTIPLKDPSKRGKLTASINSGSITVKGTARKDILVRYTSDAEKDNKNVSKDGLKRVSGGNVDLSASEDDNNVKVISGSWNEELQLEIEIPSNFDVKMHTYNSGDLKIANVSGAIDLNNYNGGIFAENIKGSVVATTYNDDIKVTFDEVKGDVPMAFSTYNGDIDITFPANVKSSMKFKTDRGDIYTGFDVDIKSSGPVKKEESANGVYKVVVNQWKQGSINGGGPEMTFKTYNGDIYIRKK; this is translated from the coding sequence ATGCTTGTTCTTTTACTTGCCATCGTGGCTGCAGGAACAAGTCAGACCAACAACGAATTTACCATTCCACTGAAAGATCCTTCGAAGCGAGGTAAACTGACTGCATCGATCAATTCAGGATCTATCACAGTCAAGGGAACAGCCCGCAAGGACATCCTGGTGCGATATACTTCAGACGCTGAGAAAGACAACAAAAATGTCAGCAAAGATGGATTGAAAAGGGTAAGTGGAGGCAATGTAGACCTCTCGGCTTCAGAAGATGATAATAATGTGAAAGTGATCTCCGGATCCTGGAACGAAGAACTCCAGCTCGAGATCGAAATACCATCCAATTTTGATGTAAAAATGCATACCTACAATAGTGGTGATCTTAAAATAGCCAATGTATCTGGCGCAATAGATCTAAATAATTACAATGGTGGCATATTTGCCGAAAACATCAAAGGGTCCGTAGTAGCTACCACTTATAATGATGATATCAAAGTAACTTTTGACGAAGTCAAAGGTGATGTGCCTATGGCATTCTCTACCTATAATGGAGATATCGATATCACTTTTCCTGCAAATGTAAAAAGCTCGATGAAGTTTAAGACAGATCGGGGAGATATCTATACCGGCTTTGATGTGGATATCAAAAGCTCAGGCCCTGTCAAAAAAGAAGAGTCTGCAAACGGGGTCTACAAAGTAGTGGTCAATCAGTGGAAACAAGGCAGTATCAATGGCGGTGGACCGGAAATGACTTTTAAAACTTACAACGGGGATATCTATATTCGCAAAAAATAA
- a CDS encoding endonuclease/exonuclease/phosphatase family protein — MKNKLLNKSFVIIAVLAALALLISGWSGYIDPRLFWPAAFTSLVFPYLYILTGVLFLVGLMIKNHRAWLLFILLIGFSTLFRQSFFNISLPEPTSDGLKILSHNIGSSLPANRPAEWNFYLNQKADILCFQEWQLSNPSVKKIRDSIEKNYYSTLKEAVNARPIFSKHPILSKGILDSRSKGNGTTWADILYHQDTLRIYNVHLVSNRISGQTEQLMNAANIKNASTWQKIKRVLNRYKEALLLRTDQAEELKKVMDHSPHPFILAGDFNDIPSTYIFRLLSGQLNDAWLQSGNGLAYTYAGKLPFLHIDQVLCSQSLKGTNFTIHRVRYSDHFPVTATLKVSR, encoded by the coding sequence ATGAAGAATAAACTATTGAACAAATCTTTTGTCATTATTGCTGTGCTGGCTGCACTGGCACTACTGATCAGTGGCTGGTCAGGTTATATTGATCCGCGTTTATTTTGGCCGGCAGCATTTACAAGTCTGGTTTTCCCCTATCTATATATTTTGACAGGTGTTTTATTCCTGGTAGGATTGATGATCAAAAACCATAGAGCATGGTTGCTTTTTATTTTGCTGATCGGGTTCTCTACCCTTTTTAGACAGTCGTTTTTTAATATTTCTTTACCTGAACCTACCTCAGATGGCCTGAAAATATTATCTCACAATATTGGCTCCAGCCTGCCTGCCAATCGACCTGCGGAATGGAATTTTTACCTCAATCAAAAAGCGGATATACTTTGTTTTCAGGAATGGCAACTATCGAATCCATCCGTCAAAAAGATAAGAGACTCGATCGAAAAAAACTATTATTCTACCCTCAAAGAGGCTGTCAATGCCAGACCCATATTTTCAAAGCACCCTATCCTCTCCAAAGGGATCCTAGATAGCAGGTCCAAAGGCAACGGCACCACCTGGGCAGACATCCTTTATCATCAGGATACGCTGCGTATATACAATGTACACCTGGTCTCCAACCGGATCTCCGGGCAAACCGAGCAATTGATGAATGCCGCAAATATTAAAAATGCTTCCACCTGGCAAAAAATAAAAAGAGTCCTCAACCGATACAAAGAAGCTCTGCTCCTTAGGACGGATCAGGCAGAAGAGCTTAAGAAAGTAATGGATCATTCTCCGCATCCGTTTATTCTGGCTGGAGATTTTAATGATATTCCCAGCACGTATATTTTTAGGTTGCTTTCCGGACAGCTCAATGATGCCTGGCTGCAATCAGGCAATGGCCTGGCTTACACCTATGCCGGCAAACTGCCTTTTTTACATATCGACCAGGTTTTGTGCAGTCAGTCTTTAAAGGGGACCAATTTTACCATACACAGGGTCAGGTATTCTGACCATTTTCCGGTGACAGCTACGCTGAAGGTATCCAGGTGA
- a CDS encoding carbohydrate binding family 9 domain-containing protein has translation MRFSIIFIICFAGYQLGLAQTNGSLGTLGVNGSNTMSGTTSAYTGVRPTTKAHKLTRRPVIDGEVLADSAWSDIPAFGDLTQTQPYAGQPISEMTEVRICYDKENLYLSAVCHDKTPEKIIISDSRRDASLDATDAFLFILDTYKDGQNGFVFGTNPAGIEYDAQVDNEGQGSVNANRQQGGRIGGINLNWDASWTVKTKVSAIGWSAEFAIPFRTLRYLSGKDQTWGVNFQRNIQKNNEAAFWSPIPVEFNLHRLSMEGTLTDLELQSPGNLKVIPYVLGNVTANNLVSPRKTSTDANVGGDIKYSITPSLTLDLTYNTDFAQVEVDDQQVNIDRFNLFFPEKRPFFLENAGQFGVGSPGEVEMFFSRRIGIGDDGSIVPIVGGARLSGKINHTNVGFLSMFTDQVESNSIAKSNYTIARVSHEFAKLSRIGAAFINKENLGPGEDHYNRVLAIDGKWGLGKKAQLTGFLAKSSTPGIEENDHSFKLNYNYEWNKLNVGAGYSELGSGFNPEVGFLLRNSFRKPEANILYHWRMNGKAGLLELRPHISYRSYWNYGNKKLETSFLHIDNHWEWENGMEVHTGINFTTEGVFTPFEIATGVIVPAGSYSHNEGQFVWMTNTSKNISFNVREVIGGFFGGHRASTTFGFNVRLGDKFTSEWGLNSNIVRLPYGDFNTTILRSRISYSFTPRLYVQSLTQFNDVLDKWSFNLRLGWLQQSNTGLFLVFNENRGLDRFDNRSFTVKYSRMFDVIR, from the coding sequence GTGAGGTTTTCAATCATCTTCATTATTTGTTTTGCAGGGTATCAGTTAGGTTTGGCCCAAACCAATGGTAGTCTGGGCACCCTGGGGGTCAATGGCAGTAATACTATGAGTGGTACTACTTCTGCCTATACCGGTGTGAGGCCCACTACCAAAGCTCACAAACTCACCAGGCGACCCGTGATCGATGGGGAAGTTTTAGCAGATTCGGCTTGGTCAGACATACCAGCTTTTGGCGATCTTACCCAGACCCAACCTTATGCCGGTCAGCCTATATCTGAAATGACCGAGGTAAGGATCTGTTATGACAAAGAGAATTTATATCTGTCCGCAGTCTGCCACGATAAGACACCGGAAAAAATAATCATCTCAGACTCCCGACGCGACGCTTCCCTCGATGCCACTGATGCATTTTTGTTTATCCTTGATACCTATAAAGATGGACAGAATGGGTTTGTGTTCGGTACCAATCCGGCAGGGATTGAATATGATGCGCAAGTAGACAATGAAGGCCAGGGCAGTGTCAATGCCAATCGTCAGCAGGGCGGCCGCATCGGTGGTATCAACCTCAATTGGGATGCCTCCTGGACTGTAAAAACAAAGGTGTCCGCCATAGGCTGGTCAGCAGAGTTTGCAATTCCTTTCAGGACATTGCGGTATCTAAGTGGGAAAGATCAAACCTGGGGTGTCAACTTTCAGCGTAACATACAGAAGAACAATGAAGCTGCTTTTTGGTCTCCCATCCCTGTGGAGTTTAATCTTCATCGCCTTTCTATGGAGGGTACCCTAACCGACCTCGAACTTCAGAGTCCGGGCAATCTCAAAGTGATACCCTATGTCCTGGGCAATGTGACGGCCAATAACCTGGTGTCCCCCAGAAAAACGAGCACCGATGCCAATGTCGGGGGTGATATAAAATACAGCATTACCCCGAGTCTTACGCTCGACCTCACGTACAATACGGATTTTGCTCAAGTAGAAGTGGATGACCAACAGGTCAATATCGACCGCTTCAATCTTTTTTTCCCCGAGAAAAGACCTTTTTTCCTGGAGAATGCAGGCCAGTTTGGCGTTGGGAGCCCCGGGGAGGTAGAAATGTTTTTTAGCAGACGCATTGGGATCGGGGATGATGGTTCTATCGTACCCATCGTCGGCGGGGCTCGGCTCTCTGGCAAAATCAATCATACCAATGTCGGTTTTCTCTCCATGTTTACTGATCAGGTAGAGTCCAACTCCATTGCAAAGAGCAATTATACGATTGCGCGCGTGAGCCACGAATTTGCCAAACTCTCCCGCATCGGCGCTGCTTTCATCAACAAAGAAAACCTGGGACCCGGCGAAGACCATTATAATAGAGTGCTGGCCATCGATGGCAAATGGGGCCTCGGCAAAAAAGCCCAGCTCACTGGGTTCCTGGCCAAATCCTCCACCCCGGGTATCGAAGAAAATGATCATTCCTTTAAACTAAACTATAATTATGAGTGGAATAAACTCAATGTGGGTGCAGGTTATAGTGAGCTTGGCAGTGGATTTAATCCGGAAGTTGGATTTTTGTTGCGCAATAGCTTCCGCAAACCCGAAGCCAATATCCTATACCATTGGCGCATGAATGGCAAAGCAGGATTGTTGGAGCTCAGACCTCATATTTCTTATCGCAGCTACTGGAATTACGGCAATAAAAAACTGGAGACCAGTTTTCTCCATATAGACAATCATTGGGAATGGGAAAACGGCATGGAGGTCCACACCGGAATCAATTTTACCACCGAAGGGGTTTTCACGCCTTTTGAGATCGCCACTGGGGTTATCGTACCGGCGGGGTCATATTCTCACAACGAAGGTCAGTTTGTATGGATGACGAATACCAGTAAAAACATATCCTTTAATGTACGTGAAGTCATCGGTGGTTTTTTTGGCGGTCATCGGGCCAGTACGACTTTTGGATTTAATGTCCGCCTCGGAGACAAGTTTACCTCCGAGTGGGGTCTCAATAGCAATATTGTGCGGTTACCCTATGGTGATTTTAATACAACGATACTTCGATCGAGGATATCCTATTCTTTTACACCCAGATTATATGTCCAGAGCCTTACCCAATTTAATGATGTCCTCGACAAATGGTCTTTCAACCTGAGGCTGGGATGGTTGCAGCAGTCCAATACCGGTTTGTTTTTGGTATTTAATGAAAATCGGGGCCTGGATCGATTTGATAATCGGAGTTTTACGGTGAAGTATTCGAGGATGTTTGATGTGATCAGGTGA
- a CDS encoding HEAT repeat domain-containing protein, translated as MSEYELNILKKKYHDGVLDLDEWNLLEQAISQGKIDLKDLPSLQKLEIDLARIPGEDTPPAVRSAVVEMIKKEKREVPVKTVSLREWMIRSVLAAAAMMTGVLIGYVIPGRSSAQVSEVAKLQSEMESLKETVMLNLLQKESTTDRLKAVSYSYDLDQSSHRVINALLTTLNEDNNINVRLASVEALQQYGTQPWVRTQLVKSISRQHSPLVQVALAECMVALKEKTSVIEFKKLIDSKDTPEDIKTRLKDYIQQII; from the coding sequence ATGTCTGAATACGAATTAAATATATTAAAGAAAAAATACCACGATGGCGTCCTGGATCTGGATGAATGGAATCTACTCGAGCAAGCCATATCTCAAGGTAAAATAGACTTGAAAGATTTGCCTTCTTTGCAAAAGTTAGAAATTGATCTCGCCAGGATACCCGGAGAGGATACTCCACCGGCTGTGCGCAGCGCAGTAGTCGAGATGATCAAAAAGGAAAAAAGAGAAGTGCCGGTAAAAACGGTATCACTAAGAGAATGGATGATTCGTAGCGTACTGGCGGCAGCGGCTATGATGACAGGCGTACTGATAGGATATGTGATACCCGGGCGCTCCTCTGCTCAGGTATCGGAAGTAGCCAAACTACAATCGGAGATGGAGTCACTCAAAGAAACAGTCATGTTAAACCTGCTGCAAAAAGAATCTACTACAGACAGGCTCAAGGCGGTAAGTTATAGTTATGATCTGGATCAAAGCAGCCATCGGGTGATCAATGCCCTGCTCACGACACTCAATGAAGACAATAATATCAATGTACGCCTGGCATCTGTAGAAGCCCTGCAACAATATGGCACCCAACCTTGGGTAAGAACACAACTGGTCAAATCGATCAGTCGGCAACACTCACCTTTAGTGCAGGTAGCCCTGGCTGAATGTATGGTAGCGCTTAAAGAAAAAACTTCGGTGATCGAATTCAAAAAATTAATCGACAGCAAAGACACTCCTGAAGATATCAAGACAAGGCTAAAAGATTATATACAACAAATCATTTAA
- a CDS encoding RNA polymerase sigma factor — MTEETDNELMYLVRSGEVERLADLYDRYQGQLFGFFNGMTKNRVLSADLVQNVFYRILKYRQQFQGGQFKSWMFHIARNVYHDQYRNKNNTHHASLDDYKEVMVAEHQADGELHKQDQSEWLKKAMAALSDDKREIILLSKYQEKNYKEIGEILGCTEGNVKVKVFRALHDLKLLYKKYESNVPQ, encoded by the coding sequence GTGACAGAAGAGACCGATAACGAACTGATGTACCTGGTGCGTTCTGGCGAAGTAGAACGACTGGCTGACCTGTATGATCGATACCAGGGCCAGTTGTTTGGATTTTTTAATGGCATGACTAAAAATCGGGTCTTGAGCGCCGACCTGGTACAGAATGTGTTTTATCGGATCTTAAAATATCGGCAGCAGTTTCAGGGAGGACAGTTTAAATCATGGATGTTTCATATAGCGCGCAATGTATACCATGATCAGTATCGAAATAAAAACAATACACATCATGCCTCTTTGGACGACTACAAAGAAGTCATGGTGGCTGAACACCAGGCGGATGGTGAGCTACACAAACAAGATCAGTCAGAATGGCTAAAGAAAGCGATGGCAGCGCTCTCCGATGACAAAAGAGAAATTATCCTATTGAGTAAATACCAGGAGAAAAACTATAAAGAAATCGGAGAAATATTAGGATGTACCGAAGGTAATGTCAAAGTAAAAGTGTTTAGAGCACTGCATGATCTCAAGCTCTTGTATAAAAAGTATGAAAGCAATGTGCCTCAATAA
- a CDS encoding helix-turn-helix domain-containing protein, whose product MIFELYIPSFPLSQFIESFVYYCDYHPVHTVDRFLPDGHVNIVIDLTDYPKYIYDNDSLKEIQACRHVWFSGIRNKFITIPSGKDSEMFIINFHRGKAYPFVQMPLHELTDSVVDGDLVLTYEIMELREKILATASICQKFLIAESFLRKKFENKLVINPFIDYAVNQIITSPNQQSIEQIAAKVGYSQKHLIKLFKDYVGLTPKGFLKITRFQKAIEEIATAKEADWTKIAFDSGFYDQAHFINDFKSFSGFTPKQYMQKQFDYLNYIPVG is encoded by the coding sequence ATGATATTCGAGCTATATATACCGTCATTTCCACTCAGTCAATTTATAGAGAGCTTTGTCTATTATTGTGACTACCACCCTGTTCATACTGTGGACCGTTTTTTGCCTGATGGTCATGTCAATATCGTTATAGACCTGACGGATTATCCAAAGTATATCTACGATAATGACTCACTTAAAGAAATCCAGGCTTGTCGCCATGTTTGGTTTTCTGGTATCAGAAACAAATTTATCACTATCCCTTCCGGTAAGGACAGCGAAATGTTCATCATCAATTTTCATAGAGGCAAAGCTTATCCTTTTGTACAGATGCCTCTCCATGAGTTGACAGATAGTGTCGTAGATGGTGACCTTGTATTGACTTATGAGATCATGGAGCTCAGAGAAAAGATCCTCGCAACAGCCTCCATCTGTCAAAAATTTTTAATAGCCGAATCTTTTCTGCGAAAAAAATTTGAAAACAAACTGGTCATAAACCCATTTATAGACTATGCAGTAAATCAAATAATTACTTCTCCCAATCAGCAGTCTATAGAACAAATCGCTGCCAAAGTAGGCTATTCTCAAAAACACCTCATCAAGCTATTTAAAGACTATGTCGGCCTCACCCCAAAGGGGTTTCTTAAAATCACTCGTTTTCAAAAAGCCATTGAAGAAATAGCGACGGCCAAAGAAGCAGACTGGACGAAAATCGCCTTTGATAGCGGTTTTTATGACCAGGCACATTTTATCAATGACTTTAAATCGTTTTCAGGGTTTACACCGAAACAATATATGCAGAAACAATTCGATTACCTGAATTATATCCCTGTTGGGTGA
- a CDS encoding DUF4287 domain-containing protein, producing the protein MAKTSGEFEQEFIQSAKEKTGKSLEQWLPVVKASGLTKQMEITNWLKSSHELNHMQASLLAGLYLNHGMPVYQNESSLLDNQFIKSEQMRPLFEVVSRKIMSLFPDAQLIPKKTYLSFTATREFAAINIKPKEIRLGVDLGDQAFDDTLQKSKLTGPMPRISHMVVLTDIGQFDKKVISRVC; encoded by the coding sequence ATGGCGAAAACATCAGGAGAATTTGAGCAGGAGTTTATCCAATCCGCAAAAGAAAAAACTGGCAAATCACTTGAACAATGGCTGCCGGTAGTGAAGGCCTCGGGGCTCACCAAACAAATGGAGATCACTAATTGGTTAAAATCCAGCCACGAGCTCAATCACATGCAAGCCTCCCTGCTGGCTGGTCTCTATCTCAATCATGGTATGCCAGTGTATCAAAATGAATCGAGTCTGCTCGACAATCAATTTATTAAAAGTGAGCAGATGCGCCCATTATTTGAAGTGGTCTCCAGGAAAATAATGAGCTTATTTCCGGATGCGCAACTTATTCCGAAGAAAACATACCTCTCCTTTACTGCGACCAGGGAGTTTGCAGCGATCAATATCAAACCCAAAGAGATTCGACTTGGCGTAGATCTTGGAGATCAAGCTTTTGATGATACGCTCCAGAAATCAAAGCTCACCGGACCCATGCCTCGGATCTCTCACATGGTCGTACTCACAGATATCGGACAATTTGATAAAAAAGTAATTAGTAGGGTCTGCTGA